AGATGTGAGTCAGCAATCTGGCCAGCTACGAGTGGTCCCAAACTCTGTCCAAGAGCGATAGCGACAGTTGCAACCCCCATGGCACCTGTCTGGAGCGAGGGCGGTAGCACCGCACGCGTCACGACCCCGAAGGCAGTCGAACAGCTCATCAATGCGAGTCCAAACAAAACTGCAGCCACTGACTCGACAAGCAGGGTGGTTGATACTAAAAAGAGGGCAGCCCCAAGCGCTCCGGAGAAGTAAATAAGCGCGGTTACACGCCCAGGGTGGCGGCCGGCAAGTGGCCGGTACCACACAAAGCCACTCACCACAGCCACGACTCCGAAGATGAGGTAGGAGATCACCACTCTTGAAGATGCGAGTCCCAGATGACCCATCAGTGCAACTTGAAAGGTCAGAAAGGCGAGGTAACCGAATCCAAATAGCCCATAGGCGATGAGCGCTGGAAGGAGCGCTTTGTAGTGGCCAAGGTGGCGTTCCCCAGACGATCGAACTGGAGGATCGGTTACCTGCAACGATGCATAGGTAGCTCCAACCATCGCCACAAGAGTTATAACCGCCAAGACTCCCCAGTCGAGACGCCACAAGGTGGCTGGGGATCCATGAATTGAAGGGATAATCGCGCCACTGATCGCGGTTCCAAGACCAGCTCCACCGAAGTAGATGCCTAGTATGGCTGCCGCCCCAGTCCTTGTCAGCCCGACAGTGGCCTGCTGTGCAAGAGAGGACCCAACCACAAAGATCACCGCCCCGCAGAAACCAGAGACGAGTCGAAGAGTCAATAGCGGAACAAGGTGAGGACTCGCAGGGGTCAATGCAAGTGAGGCAACTATCCCACCGCCTGCTAGAACAAAAGAGCGTCGATTACCAAAACGATCAGTTATGCGGGTGACAAAGATCGCTCCTGTAAGGTATCCGAGCGCATTCACTGTGTTCATCGCGCCGGCTGCAAAGTAGCTCCAATGGAGCGCCAGACGCATGGTTGGCAATAAGAGTGAGTATGCAAATCGAGCGAACCCAAGCGACGTCGCGGCTGCGAGTGACAGGCCAAAAGCCGTCAGAACAACCCTGATCTCAAT
This portion of the Ferrimicrobium acidiphilum DSM 19497 genome encodes:
- a CDS encoding YbfB/YjiJ family MFS transporter, coding for MERPKAGLRRIEIRVVLTAFGLSLAAATSLGFARFAYSLLLPTMRLALHWSYFAAGAMNTVNALGYLTGAIFVTRITDRFGNRRSFVLAGGGIVASLALTPASPHLVPLLTLRLVSGFCGAVIFVVGSSLAQQATVGLTRTGAAAILGIYFGGAGLGTAISGAIIPSIHGSPATLWRLDWGVLAVITLVAMVGATYASLQVTDPPVRSSGERHLGHYKALLPALIAYGLFGFGYLAFLTFQVALMGHLGLASSRVVISYLIFGVVAVVSGFVWYRPLAGRHPGRVTALIYFSGALGAALFLVSTTLLVESVAAVLFGLALMSCSTAFGVVTRAVLPPSLQTGAMGVATVAIALGQSLGPLVAGQIADSHLGLTWAVGAGAAVIGLAAIVSLFQRTAAA